One window from the genome of Streptomyces sp. NBC_00287 encodes:
- a CDS encoding PaaI family thioesterase gives MGEQQQVKFPQEVIDEYAALGVDLPALFSAGHLGTRMGVQILEASAERVVGTMPVEGNTQPYGLLHGGASAVLAETLGSVGSMLHGGSSKIAVGVDLNCTHHRGARSGLVTGVASPVHRGRSTATYEIVISDEDGKRVCTARLTCLLRDVRPGDGEHVGAAG, from the coding sequence ATGGGCGAGCAGCAGCAGGTGAAGTTCCCGCAAGAGGTCATCGACGAGTACGCCGCGCTCGGGGTGGATCTGCCGGCACTGTTCTCGGCGGGGCACCTGGGGACGCGGATGGGGGTGCAGATCCTGGAGGCGTCGGCGGAGCGGGTGGTCGGGACGATGCCGGTGGAGGGGAACACGCAGCCGTACGGGCTGCTGCACGGGGGTGCGTCCGCGGTGCTGGCGGAGACTCTGGGGTCTGTGGGGTCGATGTTGCACGGGGGGTCTTCGAAGATCGCCGTGGGTGTCGATCTGAACTGCACGCATCATCGGGGGGCGCGGTCGGGTCTGGTGACCGGGGTGGCCTCGCCGGTGCATCGGGGGCGGTCCACGGCGACGTACGAGATCGTGATCAGTGACGAGGACGGCAAGCGGGTGTGTACGGCTCGGCTGACCTGCCTGCTGCGGGATGTGCGGCCGGGCGACGGCGAGCATGTGGGTGCCGCCGGTTGA
- a CDS encoding branched-chain amino acid ABC transporter substrate-binding protein yields MVILTSVLATGALTLTACGSRDDNGGSDNSGGDTTTLTIGVDAPLSGENSTTGLGIQYGAQIAVDDANKNKLVPGVTFKLKAYDDKAQPATGQTNATAITGDKTAVGAVGPLNSGVAQTMQQVFASAKMVQISPSNTAPELTQGKDWQSEKKRPFDTYFRTATTDELQGSFAADYAYNGLKKKKAFVVDDKQTYGAGLAKIFNEQFKKLGGQVVQTDHVNTGDKDFGSLVTKIKNSGADLLYYGGQYDESALLTKQMKDAGVKIPLFGGDGMFATTYIEAGGAATEGDLATAIGVPADTLPAAKTFIETYKSKGYKGDYGAYGAYAYDATTAIIKAVKAAVDANDGKVPSDINALRSTVVEEVQKSDFEGLSGKVAFDEYGDTTNKQLTVYQVEKGAWKPVKTGTADLG; encoded by the coding sequence TTGGTGATACTTACCTCCGTCCTTGCGACCGGAGCTCTGACGCTCACCGCCTGCGGCTCCCGAGACGACAACGGCGGCAGCGACAACAGCGGCGGGGACACCACCACCCTGACCATCGGCGTGGACGCCCCGCTGTCCGGTGAGAACTCCACCACCGGCCTCGGTATCCAGTACGGCGCCCAGATCGCTGTCGACGACGCCAACAAGAACAAGCTCGTCCCGGGCGTGACCTTCAAGCTCAAGGCCTACGACGACAAGGCGCAGCCGGCCACCGGCCAGACGAACGCCACCGCGATCACCGGCGACAAGACCGCCGTCGGCGCCGTCGGCCCGCTGAACTCCGGCGTCGCCCAGACGATGCAGCAGGTCTTCGCCTCGGCCAAGATGGTGCAGATCTCCCCGTCCAACACCGCCCCGGAGCTGACCCAGGGCAAGGACTGGCAGAGCGAGAAGAAGCGGCCGTTCGACACCTACTTCCGCACCGCCACCACCGACGAGCTGCAGGGCAGCTTCGCCGCCGACTACGCGTACAACGGCCTCAAGAAGAAGAAGGCCTTCGTCGTCGACGACAAGCAGACCTACGGCGCCGGCCTGGCCAAGATCTTCAACGAGCAGTTCAAGAAGCTGGGTGGCCAGGTCGTCCAGACCGACCACGTCAACACCGGTGACAAGGACTTCGGTTCGCTGGTCACCAAGATCAAGAACTCCGGCGCCGACCTGCTCTACTACGGCGGCCAGTACGACGAGTCCGCGCTGCTCACCAAGCAGATGAAGGACGCCGGGGTGAAGATCCCGCTGTTCGGCGGTGACGGCATGTTCGCCACCACCTACATCGAGGCCGGCGGCGCCGCCACCGAGGGCGACCTCGCCACCGCGATCGGTGTCCCCGCGGACACCCTGCCCGCCGCGAAGACGTTCATCGAGACCTACAAGTCCAAGGGCTACAAGGGTGACTACGGCGCCTACGGCGCGTACGCCTACGACGCCACCACCGCCATCATCAAGGCCGTGAAGGCGGCCGTCGACGCCAACGACGGCAAGGTCCCGAGCGACATCAACGCCCTGCGGTCCACGGTCGTCGAGGAAGTCCAGAAGTCGGACTTCGAGGGCCTGTCCGGCAAGGTCGCGTTCGACGAGTACGGCGACACCACCAACAAGCAGCTGACGGTTTACCAGGTCGAAAAGGGTGCGTGGAAGCCTGTGAAGACCGGCACCGCCGACCTCGGCTGA
- a CDS encoding branched-chain amino acid ABC transporter permease → MNTLPQQLANGLLLGSMYGLIAIGYTMVYGIVQLINFAHGEIFMTGAFGAFTVYFYILPDGTAMAVAVPLMLIGGGLVAILIAVGAERFAYRPLRGAPRLAPLITAIGLSLALQEVVRNFYPGADRAIAFPGLDATHEIGSVTIKDADIFLIVSAIVCMAALAYFVRKSRTGRAMQATAQDPDTAQLMGIDTNRIIVIAFAIGGFFAAVAAVAYGLKYGNIDYRMGFLMGLKAFTAAVLGGIGNIYGAMLGGLVLGIAETLASAYIDEIPGMQQLGGQSWANVWAFCLLILVLLVRPQGLLGERVADRA, encoded by the coding sequence GTGAACACCCTGCCGCAGCAGCTGGCCAACGGGCTGCTTCTAGGCTCGATGTACGGGCTGATCGCCATCGGCTACACGATGGTGTACGGCATCGTCCAGCTCATCAACTTCGCGCACGGCGAGATCTTCATGACCGGGGCCTTCGGCGCCTTCACGGTCTACTTCTACATCCTCCCCGACGGCACGGCGATGGCCGTCGCCGTCCCGCTGATGCTGATAGGCGGTGGCCTCGTGGCCATCCTCATCGCCGTCGGCGCGGAACGGTTCGCCTACCGACCACTGCGCGGAGCACCACGCCTGGCACCGCTCATCACCGCCATCGGCCTCTCCCTGGCACTCCAGGAGGTCGTCCGGAACTTCTACCCCGGCGCCGACCGCGCCATCGCGTTCCCGGGCCTGGACGCCACCCATGAGATCGGCTCCGTCACCATCAAGGACGCCGACATCTTCCTGATCGTCTCCGCGATCGTGTGCATGGCGGCCCTGGCGTACTTCGTCCGCAAGAGCCGCACCGGCCGCGCCATGCAGGCCACCGCACAGGACCCGGACACCGCCCAGCTGATGGGCATCGACACCAACCGCATCATCGTGATCGCCTTCGCGATCGGTGGCTTCTTCGCCGCCGTCGCCGCCGTCGCCTACGGCCTGAAGTACGGCAACATCGACTACCGCATGGGCTTCCTGATGGGCCTCAAGGCGTTCACCGCGGCCGTCCTCGGCGGCATCGGCAACATCTACGGCGCCATGCTCGGCGGTCTGGTCCTCGGTATCGCCGAGACCCTGGCCTCCGCGTACATCGACGAGATCCCCGGCATGCAGCAGCTCGGCGGTCAGAGCTGGGCCAACGTCTGGGCCTTCTGCCTCCTCATCCTCGTACTCCTGGTCAGGCCACAGGGCCTGCTCGGCGAGCGCGTCGCGGACAGGGCGTGA
- a CDS encoding branched-chain amino acid ABC transporter permease translates to MEKTTEATPAAPIPATRGLLPLPLAAARALLLAGGIATAASAFLAWTWTSEFPGDLTITGYPGGLQWLTFIAGALTALFALSSYGIPGLGWLIPAGNNAPLALTALGGFATTWFTVIAICAELGGVVNLEPGGWIAAIASLLPVLGALALPEQLGDDLKENLKAYVAKPDRIPAPKTLAPWIERAVITAVTVIGLAVFTYGIDTEYGELFVGYLILISFSLWALHTAGLLDRFSRIVSHNRSFTLAMGFVAAIAFPFTQTDDHYANIGVNILIFGTVALGLNIVVGLAGLLDLGYVAFLGVGAYTAALVSGSEFSRFSGVQFPFWASALTGAAASLLFGVLIGAPTLRLRGDYLAIVTLGFGEIFRIAVNNMDGDSGPDITNGPNGIPSIPDLSFFGFNLGESHDIGGFTLGRFANYYLLMVLIMAIVVLVYTRAADSRIGRSWIAIREDETAATAMGINGFRVKLVAFALGAALAGLAGTVSAHVTYSVVPTPYQFAGSTPPNSAFLLAAVVLGGMGTVAGPLLGAALLYLLPEKLNFLQDKSLLAFGIALVLLMRFRPEGIIANRRRQLEFHETGQLDVPEQATLTDEPAVTKAGA, encoded by the coding sequence ATCGAGAAGACCACTGAGGCCACGCCGGCCGCCCCCATCCCGGCCACGCGCGGCCTGCTCCCGCTGCCGCTCGCCGCGGCCCGCGCGCTCCTGCTGGCCGGCGGTATCGCCACCGCCGCCTCGGCCTTCCTCGCCTGGACCTGGACCTCCGAGTTCCCCGGCGACCTCACCATCACCGGCTACCCGGGCGGCCTGCAGTGGCTGACCTTCATCGCCGGTGCGCTCACCGCACTGTTCGCGCTGTCCTCGTACGGCATCCCCGGCCTCGGCTGGCTGATACCGGCGGGGAACAACGCCCCCCTGGCGCTCACCGCGCTCGGCGGCTTCGCCACCACCTGGTTCACCGTCATCGCCATCTGCGCGGAACTCGGCGGTGTGGTCAACCTGGAGCCCGGCGGCTGGATCGCGGCAATCGCCTCCCTGCTGCCCGTGCTCGGCGCCCTCGCCCTGCCCGAGCAACTCGGTGACGACCTCAAGGAGAACCTGAAGGCGTACGTCGCCAAGCCCGACCGGATCCCCGCCCCGAAGACGCTCGCGCCCTGGATCGAGCGGGCCGTCATCACCGCCGTCACCGTGATCGGCCTGGCCGTCTTCACCTACGGCATCGACACGGAGTACGGCGAGCTCTTCGTCGGCTACCTGATCCTGATCTCCTTCTCGCTGTGGGCCCTGCACACAGCGGGTCTGCTGGACCGCTTCTCCCGGATCGTCTCCCACAACCGCAGCTTCACGCTGGCCATGGGCTTCGTCGCCGCGATCGCGTTCCCCTTCACCCAGACCGACGACCACTACGCCAACATCGGCGTAAACATCCTGATCTTCGGAACCGTCGCCCTCGGTCTGAACATCGTCGTCGGCCTCGCCGGCCTGCTGGACCTCGGCTACGTCGCCTTCCTCGGCGTCGGCGCCTACACCGCCGCGCTGGTCTCGGGCTCCGAGTTCTCCCGGTTCTCCGGCGTGCAGTTCCCGTTCTGGGCCTCGGCATTGACGGGCGCCGCCGCCTCGCTCCTGTTCGGTGTGCTCATCGGTGCCCCGACACTGCGCCTGCGCGGCGACTACCTCGCCATCGTCACCCTGGGCTTCGGTGAGATCTTCCGTATCGCCGTGAACAACATGGACGGCGACTCCGGTCCGGACATCACCAACGGCCCCAACGGCATCCCGTCCATCCCGGACCTGAGCTTCTTCGGGTTCAACCTGGGCGAGTCGCACGACATCGGCGGCTTCACCCTCGGCCGGTTCGCCAACTACTACCTGCTGATGGTCCTAATCATGGCCATCGTCGTCCTCGTCTACACACGCGCCGCGGACTCCCGCATCGGCCGCTCCTGGATCGCCATCCGGGAGGACGAGACCGCCGCGACCGCCATGGGCATCAACGGCTTCCGGGTCAAGCTCGTCGCCTTCGCCCTCGGCGCGGCCCTCGCAGGCCTGGCCGGAACCGTCAGCGCCCACGTCACCTACTCCGTGGTGCCGACGCCGTACCAGTTCGCCGGTTCCACGCCGCCCAACTCGGCGTTCCTGCTGGCCGCCGTCGTCCTCGGCGGCATGGGCACGGTCGCAGGCCCGCTGCTGGGTGCGGCGCTGCTCTACCTGCTCCCGGAGAAGCTCAACTTCCTCCAGGACAAGTCGCTGCTGGCCTTCGGTATCGCACTGGTGCTGCTGATGCGCTTCCGCCCGGAAGGCATCATCGCCAACCGCCGCCGCCAGCTCGAATTCCACGAGACCGGCCAACTCGACGTACCAGAACAAGCGACGCTGACCGACGAACCGGCCGTCACCAAGGCAGGGGCGTAA
- a CDS encoding ABC transporter ATP-binding protein, whose product MTTPVLEARDVTMRFGGLTAVRSVDFTVNAGEIVGLIGPNGAGKTTFFNCLTGLYVPTEGTVSYKGTVLPPKPHLVTQAGIARTFQNIRLFANMTVLENVLVGRHTRTKEGLWSALLRGPGFKKAERDSEERAMELLEFIGLAHKRDHLARNLPYGEQRKLEIARALASEPGLLLLDEPTAGMNPQETRATEDLVFAIRDKGIAVLLIEHDMRFVFNLSDRVAVLVQGEKLVEGTSEVVQADERVIAAYLGEPFEGEPGEAEAAEVAAAEAQSTTEGADQ is encoded by the coding sequence ATGACGACACCTGTACTCGAAGCCCGCGACGTCACCATGCGCTTCGGCGGCCTCACCGCCGTCCGCTCGGTGGACTTCACAGTCAACGCCGGCGAGATCGTCGGCCTGATCGGCCCCAACGGCGCCGGCAAGACGACCTTCTTCAACTGCCTGACAGGCCTGTACGTCCCCACCGAGGGCACGGTCTCCTACAAGGGCACCGTGCTGCCGCCCAAGCCGCACCTCGTGACACAGGCAGGCATCGCCCGTACGTTCCAGAACATCCGCCTCTTCGCCAACATGACAGTGCTGGAGAACGTCCTCGTCGGCCGTCACACACGGACGAAGGAAGGCCTGTGGTCGGCGCTGCTGCGCGGCCCCGGCTTCAAGAAGGCGGAACGGGACAGCGAAGAACGGGCCATGGAACTCCTGGAGTTCATCGGCCTCGCCCACAAGCGCGACCACCTCGCCCGTAACCTCCCCTACGGCGAGCAGCGCAAGCTGGAGATCGCGCGCGCCCTCGCCTCCGAGCCGGGACTGCTGCTCCTGGACGAGCCGACGGCCGGCATGAACCCGCAGGAGACACGGGCGACCGAGGACCTGGTCTTCGCGATCCGCGACAAGGGCATCGCCGTTCTCCTCATCGAGCACGACATGCGCTTCGTCTTCAACCTGAGCGACCGCGTCGCCGTCCTGGTCCAGGGCGAGAAGCTGGTCGAAGGCACCTCCGAGGTCGTCCAGGCCGACGAGCGGGTCATCGCCGCCTACCTCGGTGAGCCCTTCGAGGGCGAGCCCGGTGAGGCGGAGGCCGCCGAGGTCGCGGCGGCCGAGGCACAGAGCACCACGGAAGGGGCCGACCAGTGA
- a CDS encoding ABC transporter ATP-binding protein yields the protein MTALLEVEDLRVAYGKIEAVKGISFKVDAGEVVTLIGTNGAGKTTTLRTLSGLLKPSSGKIVFDGQPLTGIAAHKIVALGLAHSPEGRHIFPRLTIFENLQLGAFLRKDKEGIEKDIQKAYDLFPILGERRNQAAGTLSGGEQQMLAMGRALMSRPKLLMLDEPSMGLSPIMMQKIMATIAELKSQGTTILLVEQNAQAALSLADQGHVMEVGNIVLSGSGQDLLHDESVRKAYLGED from the coding sequence GTGACCGCACTGCTTGAGGTCGAGGACCTCAGGGTCGCGTACGGCAAGATCGAGGCCGTCAAGGGCATCTCGTTCAAGGTCGACGCGGGCGAGGTCGTCACCCTGATCGGCACCAACGGCGCCGGCAAGACCACGACCCTGCGCACCCTGTCGGGCCTGCTGAAGCCCTCCTCCGGGAAGATCGTCTTCGACGGCCAGCCGCTCACCGGTATCGCCGCCCACAAGATCGTCGCGCTGGGCCTGGCCCACTCCCCCGAGGGCCGGCACATCTTCCCGCGCCTGACCATCTTCGAGAACCTCCAGCTCGGCGCCTTCCTCAGGAAGGACAAGGAAGGCATCGAGAAGGACATCCAGAAGGCGTACGACCTGTTCCCCATCCTCGGAGAGCGCCGCAACCAGGCGGCCGGCACCCTCTCCGGCGGTGAGCAGCAGATGCTGGCGATGGGCCGCGCCCTGATGTCCCGGCCGAAGCTGCTGATGCTCGACGAGCCCTCCATGGGTCTGTCGCCGATCATGATGCAGAAGATCATGGCGACGATCGCCGAGCTGAAGTCGCAGGGCACCACGATCCTGCTGGTCGAGCAGAACGCCCAGGCGGCGCTCTCGCTCGCCGACCAGGGCCACGTCATGGAGGTCGGCAACATCGTCCTGTCGGGCAGCGGCCAGGACCTGCTGCACGACGAGTCGGTCCGCAAGGCCTACCTCGGCGAAGACTGA
- a CDS encoding ANTAR domain-containing response regulator: protein MTAPESPQPVDAPDDDKSHVPPLTTRVVIAEDEALIRLDLKEMLEEEGYSVVGEAGDGEQAIELAREHRPDLVILDVKMPKLDGISAAEKIAEESIAPVLMLTAFSQRDLVERARDAGAMAYLVKPFSKSDVVPAIEMAVSRFTELKELEKEVADLTQRLETRKLVDRAKSILQTEYGLTEPAAFRWIQKTSMDRRMSMQQVAEAVIQDADEKKAAKG from the coding sequence GTGACCGCCCCCGAGTCGCCCCAGCCCGTAGACGCGCCCGACGACGACAAGTCGCACGTGCCTCCGCTGACGACCCGCGTCGTCATTGCCGAGGACGAAGCGCTCATCCGGCTCGACCTCAAAGAGATGCTCGAAGAAGAGGGGTACTCCGTCGTCGGTGAGGCGGGCGACGGTGAGCAGGCCATCGAACTGGCCCGGGAGCACCGGCCCGACCTCGTCATCCTCGATGTGAAGATGCCCAAGCTGGACGGTATCTCCGCCGCCGAGAAGATCGCCGAGGAGAGCATCGCGCCGGTCCTCATGCTCACCGCGTTCTCGCAGCGCGACCTGGTGGAGCGGGCCCGGGACGCCGGCGCGATGGCGTACCTGGTCAAGCCGTTCAGCAAGAGCGATGTCGTACCGGCGATCGAGATGGCCGTCTCGCGGTTCACCGAGTTGAAGGAGCTGGAGAAGGAGGTCGCCGACCTCACCCAGCGCTTGGAGACCCGCAAGCTCGTCGACCGCGCCAAGTCGATCCTTCAGACCGAGTACGGCCTGACCGAGCCGGCCGCCTTCCGGTGGATCCAGAAGACGTCGATGGACCGGCGCATGTCGATGCAGCAGGTCGCCGAGGCCGTCATTCAGGACGCCGACGAGAAGAAGGCCGCCAAGGGCTGA
- a CDS encoding helix-turn-helix domain-containing protein, whose translation MYDVSTRKRALALVAQGRSLNSVSRETGISRAAIRSWRHRLEPLPRIAAPDPGPPADESAYAYLLGLYLGDGCISAHRRSGYYLRIACADAWPGLMQQCREAISEVRPGIGVYTLQKQGYAMVTSYSRHWPRLFPQHGPGKKYERTIALEPWQQEIVDAHPWEFIRGLIHSDGCRITNWTTRLIAGEQKRYEYPRYFFTNLSRDIIRLFTEALDRVGVEWRYANARNISIARKVSVALMDTHVGPKY comes from the coding sequence ATGTACGACGTCAGCACTCGTAAGCGAGCCCTCGCGCTGGTTGCACAGGGGCGCAGCCTGAATTCGGTCAGCCGCGAGACGGGTATCTCCCGAGCCGCAATCCGCTCCTGGCGACACCGCCTTGAGCCGCTTCCCCGCATTGCGGCTCCGGACCCGGGACCACCCGCGGATGAAAGCGCGTACGCGTACCTGCTGGGCCTCTATCTCGGCGACGGCTGCATCAGCGCCCATCGGCGCAGCGGTTACTACCTGCGCATCGCGTGCGCCGACGCGTGGCCGGGACTCATGCAACAGTGCCGCGAGGCCATCTCCGAGGTGCGTCCCGGCATCGGTGTCTACACCCTTCAGAAACAGGGATACGCGATGGTGACCAGCTACTCCCGGCACTGGCCCCGGCTTTTCCCTCAGCACGGTCCCGGCAAGAAGTACGAGCGCACCATCGCCCTTGAACCCTGGCAGCAGGAGATTGTCGACGCCCACCCCTGGGAGTTCATCCGCGGCCTCATCCACTCCGACGGCTGCCGCATCACCAACTGGACGACCCGCCTCATCGCAGGCGAGCAGAAGCGCTACGAATACCCCCGGTACTTCTTCACCAACCTGTCGAGGGACATCATCCGCCTCTTCACCGAGGCACTGGATCGCGTGGGCGTCGAATGGCGATATGCGAACGCCCGCAACATCTCCATCGCCCGCAAAGTCTCCGTAGCCCTCATGGACACCCACGTGGGCCCGAAGTACTGA
- the pyk gene encoding pyruvate kinase, with protein MRRAKIVCTLGPATDTYDQIKELVEAGMDVARFNLSHGGYAEHEERYQRVRKASDETGRSVGLLADLQGPKIRLGRFTEGPVLLERGDSFTITVEEGAEGDREQCGTTYAGLAGDVTPGERILVDDGKVCLEVTAVDGPCVRTTVVEGGMVSDNKGLNLPGVAVSVPALSKKDEDDLRWALRTGFDVIALSFVRSGRDIMDVHRIMDEEGRRLPVIAKVEKPQAVENIDDIVAAFDGIMVARGDLGVEMPLEQVPIVQKRAIKLAKRNAKPVIVATQMLDSMIENSRPTRAEASDVANAVIDGTDAVMLSGETSVGKYAIGTVRTMAKIVEAAEEDLLAKGLPPLTERNKPRTQGGAVARAAAEMGDFLGAKYLVAFTQSGDTARRLSRYRSPIPLLAFTPEPATRSQLNLTWGVETFLGPHVDSTDAMVDQVDELLLKYGRCQKGDTVVITAGSPPGVSGSTNLVRVHHIGEDDSPK; from the coding sequence ATGCGCCGAGCAAAGATCGTTTGTACTCTGGGGCCCGCCACCGACACGTACGACCAGATCAAGGAACTGGTCGAGGCCGGAATGGACGTGGCCCGATTCAACCTCAGCCACGGCGGATACGCCGAACACGAGGAGCGCTACCAGCGCGTGCGAAAGGCCTCCGACGAGACCGGCCGCAGCGTCGGCCTGCTCGCCGACCTTCAAGGCCCGAAGATCCGCCTCGGCCGCTTCACCGAAGGACCCGTACTCCTTGAACGCGGCGACTCCTTCACCATCACCGTGGAGGAAGGCGCCGAAGGCGACCGCGAACAGTGCGGCACCACCTACGCCGGACTCGCCGGCGATGTCACCCCGGGCGAGCGCATCCTCGTCGACGACGGCAAGGTCTGCCTGGAGGTCACCGCCGTAGACGGCCCGTGTGTCCGCACCACAGTGGTCGAGGGCGGCATGGTCTCCGACAACAAGGGCCTGAACCTGCCCGGCGTCGCCGTCTCGGTGCCCGCCCTCTCCAAGAAGGACGAGGACGACCTGCGCTGGGCCCTGCGCACCGGCTTCGACGTCATCGCCCTGTCCTTCGTGCGCAGCGGACGAGACATCATGGACGTCCATCGCATCATGGACGAGGAGGGCCGCCGCCTCCCGGTGATCGCCAAGGTGGAGAAGCCGCAGGCCGTCGAGAACATCGACGACATCGTCGCCGCGTTCGACGGCATCATGGTGGCGCGAGGGGACCTGGGCGTCGAAATGCCCTTGGAACAGGTCCCGATCGTCCAGAAGCGCGCGATCAAGCTGGCGAAACGGAACGCCAAACCGGTCATCGTGGCAACGCAGATGCTCGACTCCATGATCGAGAACTCGCGTCCGACGAGGGCGGAAGCGAGCGACGTCGCCAACGCGGTCATCGACGGCACCGACGCGGTGATGCTCTCCGGCGAGACCAGCGTCGGCAAGTACGCCATCGGGACGGTCCGTACGATGGCGAAGATCGTCGAGGCAGCGGAAGAAGACCTCCTCGCCAAGGGCCTCCCGCCCCTGACCGAACGCAACAAGCCCCGCACCCAGGGCGGAGCCGTCGCCCGCGCCGCCGCCGAGATGGGCGACTTCCTCGGCGCCAAGTACCTGGTCGCATTCACCCAATCCGGAGACACCGCCCGCCGCCTCTCCCGCTACCGCTCACCGATCCCACTGCTGGCCTTCACCCCGGAGCCGGCCACGCGCTCGCAGCTGAATCTGACGTGGGGTGTGGAGACGTTTCTGGGCCCGCATGTGGACTCCACGGACGCGATGGTCGACCAGGTCGACGAACTGCTGCTGAAGTACGGCCGCTGCCAGAAGGGCGACACCGTCGTCATCACGGCCGGCTCGCCTCCGGGAGTGTCGGGCTCGACGAACCTGGTGCGCGTGCACCACATCGGCGAGGACGACAGCCCCAAGTAG
- a CDS encoding SIMPL domain-containing protein → MTTPAVPYGTPDAPRIAVRGEAHIEVDPEIGRIGITVASRGKDRRSALEDLTRRNATALDLVKSYGDAVERLETGAFSVRPELTKHGRGERVRTYQGTVHLTAELTDFTALGELATRLADLELTRVDGPWWDLRPASPAHRRAREQAVHEAVQRAREYAEALGTSLAALVEIADIGAEDGGHRPMAAGRMRSMAFAEAAEDTVAALDLEPQRQHVYAEVNARFTMRPPQL, encoded by the coding sequence ATGACCACGCCCGCCGTCCCCTACGGCACCCCCGACGCCCCGCGCATCGCCGTCCGCGGCGAGGCCCACATCGAAGTCGACCCCGAGATCGGCCGGATCGGCATCACGGTCGCCTCCCGCGGCAAGGACCGCCGCTCCGCCCTGGAGGACCTCACCCGCCGCAACGCCACCGCCCTCGACCTGGTCAAGTCGTACGGCGACGCCGTGGAACGGCTGGAGACCGGCGCCTTCTCCGTGCGGCCCGAGCTCACCAAGCACGGGCGCGGCGAACGCGTGCGCACCTACCAAGGCACGGTCCATCTGACCGCCGAACTCACCGACTTCACCGCTCTAGGTGAACTCGCCACGCGGCTGGCCGACTTGGAGCTCACCCGGGTCGACGGCCCCTGGTGGGATCTGCGCCCCGCCTCGCCCGCCCACCGCCGGGCCCGTGAGCAGGCCGTGCACGAGGCGGTCCAGCGGGCCCGCGAGTACGCCGAGGCGCTGGGCACCTCACTGGCGGCCCTGGTGGAGATCGCCGACATCGGCGCCGAGGACGGCGGCCACCGCCCGATGGCGGCCGGCCGTATGCGCTCCATGGCCTTCGCGGAGGCCGCCGAGGACACCGTGGCCGCCCTCGATCTCGAACCCCAGCGCCAGCACGTCTATGCCGAGGTGAATGCACGATTCACCATGAGGCCGCCGCAGCTGTAG